CTCGTCTCTCTCCACCTCCGCCTGCTTTCGAGCTCGCTCGGCCGCCGCCAGCATCTAAACCGCATGAGCCCAGTGGAAATGCTTGATTTGAATAATTTGTTAAATCGCAAACAAGAAGTATTCCTGCCGTTACATCAGAAGCTACGAGCACTTCTCTTTCCGTACAGAAATGATTAGTTTACTATATTTTTAATTGGAATGTATCGTATTGTCACGGGTATTAAGTGGAATGAATCCTATCTCATCAAAATTGCAATAACTTGTATAAAAAAGTTACAGtgaaatggcataaaaaaacagATGGCCAGCAGCAATTCATCTTGCATGAAAAATGATTCGCAAAGTACATTGTTGGTCTCGCTAATGGTGAACCTCAAATCCGTCATACCTCGTGTAGCTGAACCACGTCGGCCTCCATGACCTTGGATTTGCGCTCGGCCTCCCTGGTCGAGGCGAGGACCTCTTTCTGGGCGGCGCGAGAGTCCTCCAGTTCCCGTTGGAGATCCTTCACCTGGCCCTGATGGTGCGGAAAACACTGACGCGGTCAGCAGAGGTGGAGACGAAGTGAGCAACCTGATGGGAGTGTTGGGCCAACTGGCCTGGATCTTGCGCAGCTGCTTGAGTGCCTCCTCGCGCGCCCTGTTGGTGGTCTCCAGCTGGTCCTCTGTGTCCTTTAGTTCGCCTTCCAACTTCTTCTTGCTGGTCGACACCAGAGCGCGctgcttcttttcctcctccagCTCTGACTCCAGTTCACGCACCTGACAGAGAAgccgtgaatttttttttctcaattttaatGGATCGccgccccacccccaaaaaatctgatttatttcagacatttttcaaatataatgtcctcgcgcacacacacacacacacaaaacctgaTGTTCAATTCCTATCCCCATTGTTTCACAAAAAATctgtttacagattttttttcctcacaaaataCAATTTCCACTTTTTATCTTAgtctttttgtttaaaaaaaatccaggttTGATGGAGAAAATAATTGCACCAGACAAGTAAACGTAATGAATGGCTCCACCTGCTTGAGGAGCTGCTTCCTCTTCTCCTCGCCAGCCTCCTCGCGGCCTTGCAGGTCCCTCTCGTGCTGGGCTTTGAGGGCCTGGCTGTTGACCTCCAGACGCAGCTTGGCATCATCAGCCAACTGCAGCTCATCCTCCAGTTCCTCCATGTGGGCTTTCATCTCCTCCACCACGGCCTCGAGGCCACGCTTGGCCTTCTCCAAGTCGTGCACCTGAAGGCAGAGTTGATGTGCATCATTCAAAAGAATGATCACTCTAAAAGATGTGGCCTTGTGGTGACTTACGCTCCGTCCCACATCATCTTTGGAGCTGATGAGGTCTTCCATCTCAGCTCGGAGACTTTTGGTGGTCTTTTCAGCATCCTCCAAAGCGTCCTGGGTCTCCTCTAGTGCTCGGGATAGAGCCAATAGTTTGGTCTCCTTCTCCCTCGCCTCTGCCTCGGCTCGATCCCGCTCCTCGGCAAACTTGCAGGACACCGCTCTTTCCTCGGCCAGCATCTAAAGAACATTGCCAAAAAGAAGCTGTCAAGTTAATAATACGGCATGGACAATGGCAGAGGTCAGCGGGTGCCAGACTATGGAGAAACTTGAATGTGAGAAGAATCTTGTATGGAAAGTCTCCGTTTGACCCATAGCCAGCATGAGTTATTGAGTATGCAGGTGATATGTTCCACTTGTAATGGCATGGGCAGCAGAGTTCTGGACCGTTTGGGCTAATTTTCATCTTATCGTGAAAGGAAGGCCGATACCCTGCTGATACAATTCATTTCGTCTGGTTGGATCCATTTAGTTTGGAGGAGATGTCGAGCTGGGTGTGATATGTGTTACATTGGAACTGGATATCATATTTTCTGAAGATAATGAAGAGGAGAGGACCTGATAACTTGCCCTGAGGAACACCAGATTTTACTGGAGAGTTCTGGGTTCTGAGCATTTTGAGTTGGACAAATTAAGCTCAACCACAGACATATAACATTAACTGTGAGAGAGAGGTCTGGCTGAATGCACATCTTTCAAGGCAGATGATCTGGGAGATGATAGCAACAATTGTTCAGAGTCCAGCAGGTGCCACTTGATCTCGAAACCCACAATATCACCACAAGCTCACCTGGTCAaacttcttctgcttcttttccaGGTTGGAGACAAGCTGCCTCTGTCCATCCAGGTCCATGAGGACGTCCTCTAGCTCCTGCTGCACTCTGCTGCGGCTCTTGTCCAGCTTGTCGTAGGCCGAAGCCTTCTCCTCGTATTCATTGTTTGCCGCTTCCAGGTCTCGCAGGAGACGCTTCTTACCTTCCTCGAGCAGCTCCACCGAGCCCAGGGACTCATCCAGCTTCTTTTTGCAGTCAGATAGCTAATGGTAGGGAGCACAAGTGGTCATATGTCATAATTCAAGTCGTACAATCTTGCTCTGTCACAACAATTCATTAGCCACTTTGAACTATCTGTACATGCGCAAATGATCTTTGGTGAGACTTTTATGCATGAGGTTCCTGACCTGCATGTTGAGGCCAGACACCTGCCTCTCCAAGACCCGCTTGGCCTCGCtttcctcctccagctgctccGTCAAATTCATGCTGTCTTCCTCCATCTGCCGCAGACGTCCCGCCACGTTGAGCTTCTGACGCGTCTCCTCGGCCAGTAGCTCctgcagggtaaaaaaaaaaactcgttcACTACATTTAATTATTTCAGGTATTTTATTTAGCATTAAGATATGCTGTGTTGTTATCAGAACCAAGCTGTCTCTTAGCTTATGTCTTAGCTAGCTTTGGTTCATTTAGTTCTATGAATTTTCAGCTACATTATACTTTGTTGGAGCTGAATACATACTCTTCGGTCACCTATGAGctattagttttttgttttcaataataCAAGACTTCATTACATTTGACACAAGCGTCATTCACCTGAGTGTCTTGGAGTTGCGAGGATAGCCCAGAAACATCTTTACTCAGCTTGATGTTCTTTCCCTCGGCTTCATTCAGAAGACTGCTCATGTTTTCCAGCTCAACCTTGAAGACCGCAACACAAGAAGACTGCCGTGATGTAAACCGTTCTGGTTTAGTCCATAATCCCCAAGAATGGTGAGGTTGGACTCTATGGCCATCTATTCTGACATACGGTCATTTTGGAGACTTTCTCCCCGAGTTCGTTCCTCTGCCTCTCACTCTCGTTGAAACGAGTGTTGACGTCATTCAGCTGAGCGTcgactttcttcttcttgtgctcTACATCCTGCTTGGCGGCAGCCAAGGAGCGTAAGTCGGCACTCAGGTCTGAAGACTCCTTCTCCAGGACCTGCTTGGATTTCTCCAGACCTGCTCGGACCTGATGGAGGCCATTTCACACCATTCATGACATGCACAAACATCTTGAATGGTTTGTGTGGCACAACAATGGCGGTAGGTGTTTACTCTCTTCGCCTGTTCCAGCTGCTCGGAGAGTTCCTCCACCACCTGGCTGTGCTTCTGCCTCAGGTCCTGGATTTGGGCCTCGTGACTGCGGCCCTCCTCCTCCATAGCCTTTTTCAACATGGCCACCTCCTGCTCACGCTTTGCTCTGGTAGACATAATCAGGAGCCAGATAGCTGAGCCAGACCACAAAACCCTGGGATGCCTACTCTCAGAGTTAAAGTAGTCTAGCCTACGAAAACCCTGATGGCGCTTGAATAACTCAAGAGAAGAGTACAACcaacgctgcatacaaagtgctgaatACACCCTGTGGTATAAATTGGATTGTCTTCTACACCACACCACCAAGTCTGGTTGCCAAGAGCCCCTATctagcctgttttagatgtctccctccgCCAATACTTGTGgctcaaatgatcagctcatcagtaagctctgagaagcctgataatgatcctgatcatttgaatcgggtgtgttggaagacggagacatctaaaacaggctgtgCACCTCCGTTGTACATAATGGACCAGAGACTGACCGTAGCTCCTGTTGTGCTGCAGTCGTGTCCAGACTGTCCTCCAGCTCAGAGCGAAGGGCGTTGAGCTCCTCCCCAAGGTCCCGCCTGGCCACCTCCACTTTGGCCCGGGCCCCCCTCTCGGCCTCCAGATCCTCCTGGAGCTCGGACAGCAAGGTCTCCAGTTCCCGGACCTTCTTGACTGCCAGGCCACGCTGATTGGTCTCCTCATCCAAACTGTGCAAGACCACATTTGCCTTAGATGTCCAGGTAAGATGAACTGGTCTAAACTGTCTTTGTATGACAAGCTTTGTCAAAATTTTTGGCTGCAGGCACACCATATTTCCAAGGAATCCCAATTGGTGGTTTACGGACCCAGTTTGAGAAGAACCGTCTTACCGGGCCTGCGTAGCCTGCAGCTCGTCTTCCTTGGCGGCCAGCTGCGCTCGGAGCTCAGCTAGTTGCGCCTGGAGGTCGGCCAACTGTTCGTGGAGCTCCGCCAACTCGGCCTCCAACTTCCTTTTGGCCTTCTCCATGTCCAGGCGACCCTTCTCCTCCTTCTTGTAACGCACTGGACATCAGAGAGGaaggacacatttcaacacagtcATTGAACACAAATCTGCGCTTCTGAAGACTCACGCTCCAAGTCGGAGATCATAGACTCGTGCTTGGCCTTCAGCTTGGTTAAGTTCTTCgacttctcttcctcctcagcCAGGTTGGAGTTTAAATCCGCCATCCGCTCCTCCAGAAGCTTTCGCTCCTAGAAAGGCTCTTTTAAAATATGTATGTAACAATGATAAGACAACAGGCTTCATACCTTCTGCAATTTGTTGTTCTGGTCCTCCATGATCAGAACGTCCTCCTCCAGTTTCTTCACCTTTCCCTCCACGGCAACCTTCTCCAGCTGAAGCTTCTGACGAGCGTCTTCTTCTTCCACCAAGTGGGCCTCCATgctctacattaaaaaaaaaacaaaacaaaaaaaagaacaaagttaAAAATTTTCAAAGTCGCAAAACActgctctgtattaaatataaaaataaacttaatgtaatgtgtgtgtgagagataacCAACCTGTAGCTGCTGTTCCATATCCTTCCTTTCCTGCTGCAGGGTGGCGCTgcgctcttcctcctcctccagccggGCCTCCATCTCGTGCAGgacctcctccagctcctgcttCTTGGCCTCCAGGCGCACCCTCATCTCCTCGGCCTCGGCGTACAGTTCTGTTTCGGCGTGGAGTTTGCTCTCCAGCTGGGCTCTTTCCTCCATCAGCTGCGCACCCAAAACGCACACATTCTCACATGAGGAATTTTTTTTAGGTCTACGAAGGTTCATACCtgcgtgtgtttgtgggtgATGTCCTTGAGCTCTGCCTCCTTCTTGGCCACCGCTTCCTTTGCCGCCTTGAGTTCTTCATCCTTCTGGCCCATTTCCTCCTCTTGGCGGGTGACCTGTAGCAGGGGCTTTACCTGGAGGAGAGCAGCAAACGAGAATGCAAATGGAAGATTTCTTCAAAAATTAAGCAACAACACCATTGCCtcgcccaaacttttttgtaaCATTGTTGACCACATCCCCAAAGCAGACAAGCCAATCACATCACTGAACAGTACAAGGGCCGGATGAGTAAaacttctggaaaaaaatctcTGGCAGACTGCAAAGTCATTCGAAGACATCAAAAATCAACAGGTGCACCTTTTGTCTGCGCACAGGTAAGAAATGAACTTGGATTACTTCACCCAAAAAATGCTACTCTGTTGCTAAGCTGTGAATGTCAAAGTCATATGAATCCACAGGCATGGCATTTTTCTGCTCCAAGGTAAGCAACGTACACATATCTGCCAAATACACTTGTATACAGTTGCTGTTGCTTATCAGTCAAGCTAAAGATGGCAATGTGCTTCtggttgcaattttttttgttatgactCAACAGGCACACCATTTTGTTGACTCTGAGGTAATCAATGCACTTGTGTGATGCGTAAAAATATAGTTGTTGTTTGCTTGTTAATCAAAATGCTAAAAATATTACACCACTAACAAGGTGAGCTAAAAGGGCTAACTAAGTTCTCCTGATTGATATATGTGAACTAAAAAACACACATAATTCCATGCTGTTGCTAACTCACTAACCAAAAAGCTAACACTAGGTTACTCTTGTGAGGCCAAGAAAGCTAATGAGGATTGAAACGTTAGTacatgacaattgcattttactTTATAAGGGTTTTAATAGTAAATTAAGAggcaagactttttttgtgatgtgtttgctatgctatgctatctTAGCATCTTGACATGTTTGGAGTTAAATCTGTCGGTGAGCCTCAAACCTTGGTGAAGAGCCTCCACCACTGCCAATTCTTGAGTTTGAGGTAGCAAGCGCAGTTCCTCTGGATCACCTTCATGGCAGTAAGTTGTTGCTGACGTTTGCTGAACGCCCTACGAGATGAAAATCAAAACTTACTCTTGATTCGGTACAGCCACAAACCAATCATTGAGTACTACTACGAGTACTTATTTCTATCCTACTTGCGGGCCAGGAAGCCTCGACTTTGCGCCTGGAAGGAGATGATGATCACGGTGAGTTTGAGGTCTCTCTCTTCCTCCAGCTGAGCCAACACCCCCGTCCTGAAGAACATCTTACTCTGGCCGATGCGATACAGGTTGGGGTCTAGGTCCAAATGCTTCACCTGGACAGCAACAATAACAATCATATATGTGCAAGAGCCTTAAAAGAAACTTGATGGACCATAATCCCCTATCAGTCCTCCATTTGatttaaatccttttttttctccctgtgtTGCTGTCTCACCAGAAAGTGAACTGAAACTGATCAGGAATGATTGGCAGAAGTTGACCCCTATATTTGCCAGCTTCCCGTTTAGTATCATAGTGAACTTATGGTGGGAGAGTTCCGATCTACCGATGTGGCCAAAAGGCAGTATGAAAGGGGGTTTGCGGTTATCAAGATAAATCTTCATCTTACCATCAAGCAGCATGCCTGCTTCCCATCCATGAAGCCCTTCGGGATGGCATTGGCTGCCAGGATCTCGTACCTGCGCACACAAAGGAAAAACACGCACTTAAAACAAGATGGTGAAGAAGTGGTCAACAATGACGGAAAGAACAGCAGCAACAAGACCGTTTAAAAGAGCAGCAAGAAGGACAACAATTGCAATGACAgatcaagaaaagaaaagaagaataaGAGCAACAAgaacacaaagaacaaaaataacaacaagaaGTAAAGGAACAATGTTAACAAAGAACAAGTACCTCTGTCTGAACTCCTGAAATACGATGCGATTTGGGAATCCCTGCCTGCAGATCCTGATCCCTTCCAGCACACCGTTACACCTGAGCTGCTCCAGAACCAGGTTGGCATCCATCTTACCCGCCTGTGGTAGCACAAACATACAATCAGCGGTTGTGTACAAGTGTACACATGTGAGGGTGAATTGGTGTACCCTCTTCTCATGGTTGGGGATGATGCAGCGCACAAAATTAGGTTGTGTGTTGTGCAGTGTAGTCATCAGCTTCCCCAGGGACTCCTTGTACAGCTGACCCACTGTACGAAACATTCCCTTCTTGGACTTAGTGGAGGTGGGAACCGAGCTCTCGGACATCTTGGCCATGGTCTCCAGGCCCACCACTCGATCCGCTGATGAGGGGAAAGAGACAGCAGGAAGGAGTCAGACGCAAGGTCCAGCCTCGGGAAGCTCAAATGGGGCAAGAGTTATAGAAGACCGACCGTCCTTCCACAGCTCCTGGATGAAGTTGCTGGAGGAGTTGGTGAGTAGGGCGGTCACGTTGTCGTTGAGGGGATCCATGTTCTTGGTCAGCCAGCTCGCTGCGTTGTAGTCCACCTGTAGCACAAGATGTCAACAGACGTGGCAAGGAGACAAGCTTGAGTGAGATTGCAAAAAAAGACCAAACTTGCTCAGGAACATAGAACCCTAACTAGTGTCCTGTTGGTTCATTATCAAAAAGTCACCTTTTAACTTATTGTGCTCACCTTTCCGGCATAGTGCACAACAGTGAACATCAGCTTGTCTTTGTGCTGTTTGGGTTTGGTGAACTTGACGTGGCTGGCATGCGTGTTCAACAGCTTGTCCACGAAGGAGATGTCTGTGGCTTTGGGGAACCAGCACTCTTCATCCAGCAGGGCCAGGATGCCCGGCGGGTTGTTCTGGAATACCAGCGTGTGCTTTCAAGGACAGAATATTACAttgatgctgaaaaaaaaaacaaaatataacaaatgcTGGTCCCGACCCCCCTCTCGATGAGCTCGATGCACGGCTGCAGGTCCAAGCCGAAATCGATGAAGTTCCACTCGATGCCCTCGCGCTTGTACTCCTCCTGCTCCAGGATGAACATGGTGTGGTTGAAGAGCTGCTGCAGACGCTCGTTGGTGTAGTTGATGCATAGCTGCTCAAAAGAGTTATCCTGGGACGCACCAACACAAGACCAGCATCGCAGAGAAAGAAGTTGTATTGAGACAGGAGATtgtagtaaaaaagaaaaagtctggAGCCATGTATAATTGTAATTTTCCACTATGGTTATCAGTCACCTCGAAAATCTCAAATCCAGCGATGTCCAAGATTCCCAAGAAAGACGAAGACTGCCTCTTGCTCTTGTCCAGAGTCTTGTTGACACGGGCCAGGATCCAGCGAAAGAGGCGCTCGTACATGGCTTTAGCCAGTGCCTCCACCGCAAAGTCGGCCTGGTGGGACGCAGAAGAAGATGACAGGTTACTTCTTCGAGTTCAGATGACGTGTTGTATCTTGGTGTCTGTTCTTGCCGGACGTCCCACCTGCTGCTTGGTCTGAGCCTTCTGAACTACTTCCCGGCCCACTTTGATCCTGGGTGTCAGGAAGGCCCTTGTGAAGTCAGTCACGTTGATGCCTTGCAGGTGGCACACCTTCTGGGCAGCTGGAACCAGCATGAAAAGACAAGgaagagttttgtttttcttgagaaTCTAAGGCTGAGGTACGTTTAAAGTACCTGTGTTGTCCGGCATTGTTGCCTGCTCCGTGTTTCGCTCCTTCTCAAACTTGACATTGCCCAGCTGGAGAACTGTGGAGACCACCTTCAACATCCCTGTAGAGGCCAGCAGTAAAGTCACATTCAATGTG
This region of Hippocampus zosterae strain Florida chromosome 17, ASM2543408v3, whole genome shotgun sequence genomic DNA includes:
- the LOC127589163 gene encoding myosin-11-like isoform X2, yielding MADPAADDSKFLFLQNDFRNSGVAQADWAAKKMVWVPSEKEGFEAASVKEEKGDEVLVELSNGRKATVNKEDIQKMNPPKFSKVEDMAALTFLNEASVLQNLRERYFSSLIYTYSGLFCVVVNPYKMLPIYSEKIIDMYKGKKRHEVPPHIYSITDNAYRNMMQDREDQSILCTGESGAGKTENTKKVIQYLAVVASSHKGKKEANPVSFVNNTGSRREPWAAGSLAYGELEKQLLQANPILEAFGNAKTIKNDNSSRFGKFIKLNFDVTGYLVGANIDTYLLEKSRCIRQANTERAFHIFYYMVAGAKDKMKEELLLEGFSSYRFLVAGHVEVSGIEDDELFEETLEAMEIMGFTEEERIGMLKVVSTVLQLGNVKFEKERNTEQATMPDNTAAQKVCHLQGINVTDFTRAFLTPRIKVGREVVQKAQTKQQADFAVEALAKAMYERLFRWILARVNKTLDKSKRQSSSFLGILDIAGFEIFEDNSFEQLCINYTNERLQQLFNHTMFILEQEEYKREGIEWNFIDFGLDLQPCIELIERGNNPPGILALLDEECWFPKATDISFVDKLLNTHASHVKFTKPKQHKDKLMFTVVHYAGKVDYNAASWLTKNMDPLNDNVTALLTNSSSNFIQELWKDADRVVGLETMAKMSESSVPTSTKSKKGMFRTVGQLYKESLGKLMTTLHNTQPNFVRCIIPNHEKRAGKMDANLVLEQLRCNGVLEGIRICRQGFPNRIVFQEFRQRYEILAANAIPKGFMDGKQACCLMVKHLDLDPNLYRIGQSKMFFRTGVLAQLEEERDLKLTVIIISFQAQSRGFLARKAFSKRQQQLTAMKVIQRNCACYLKLKNWQWWRLFTKVKPLLQVTRQEEEMGQKDEELKAAKEAVAKKEAELKDITHKHTQLMEERAQLESKLHAETELYAEAEEMRVRLEAKKQELEEVLHEMEARLEEEEERSATLQQERKDMEQQLQSMEAHLVEEEDARQKLQLEKVAVEGKVKKLEEDVLIMEDQNNKLQKERKLLEERMADLNSNLAEEEEKSKNLTKLKAKHESMISDLELRYKKEEKGRLDMEKAKRKLEAELAELHEQLADLQAQLAELRAQLAAKEDELQATQARLDEETNQRGLAVKKVRELETLLSELQEDLEAERGARAKVEVARRDLGEELNALRSELEDSLDTTAAQQELRAKREQEVAMLKKAMEEEGRSHEAQIQDLRQKHSQVVEELSEQLEQAKRVRAGLEKSKQVLEKESSDLSADLRSLAAAKQDVEHKKKKVDAQLNDVNTRFNESERQRNELGEKVSKMTVELENMSSLLNEAEGKNIKLSKDVSGLSSQLQDTQELLAEETRQKLNVAGRLRQMEEDSMNLTEQLEEESEAKRVLERQVSGLNMQLSDCKKKLDESLGSVELLEEGKKRLLRDLEAANNEYEEKASAYDKLDKSRSRVQQELEDVLMDLDGQRQLVSNLEKKQKKFDQMLAEERAVSCKFAEERDRAEAEAREKETKLLALSRALEETQDALEDAEKTTKSLRAEMEDLISSKDDVGRSVHDLEKAKRGLEAVVEEMKAHMEELEDELQLADDAKLRLEVNSQALKAQHERDLQGREEAGEEKRKQLLKQVRELESELEEEKKQRALVSTSKKKLEGELKDTEDQLETTNRAREEALKQLRKIQGQVKDLQRELEDSRAAQKEVLASTREAERKSKVMEADVVQLHEMLAAAERARKQAEVERDELAEELASNSSGKSMLSDEKRRLDAKITHLEEELEEEQTNMINLNERLRKSQQQVEQLSAELTSQRASSLAKEAARQQLEKQNRELKAKVQEMEGQGRSKLKSSVTALENKVRELEEQMEAESRERQAAAKNLRQKEKKLKDLSAQMEDERKQALQFKDQAEKGNVRVKQLKHQLDEAEEEAQRMAAARRKLQRELDEAAEANDALGREVAALKSKLRRGGEATFGGSSPRSSGSGSSRGGLGGGSMRSLGALTGGSVGRSRSTIVENSMEIPEEDEVEEEEKARSPSPAARNSPPDAVNEERPPEE
- the LOC127589163 gene encoding myosin-11-like isoform X1 encodes the protein MADPAADDSKFLFLQNDFRNSGVAQADWAAKKMVWVPSEKEGFEAASVKEEKGDEVLVELSNGRKATVNKEDIQKMNPPKFSKVEDMAALTFLNEASVLQNLRERYFSSLIYTYSGLFCVVVNPYKMLPIYSEKIIDMYKGKKRHEVPPHIYSITDNAYRNMMQDREDQSILCTGESGAGKTENTKKVIQYLAVVASSHKGKKEANPPAQQQTQPAAGSLAYGELEKQLLQANPILEAFGNAKTIKNDNSSRFGKFIKLNFDVTGYLVGANIDTYLLEKSRCIRQANTERAFHIFYYMVAGAKDKMKEELLLEGFSSYRFLVAGHVEVSGIEDDELFEETLEAMEIMGFTEEERIGMLKVVSTVLQLGNVKFEKERNTEQATMPDNTAAQKVCHLQGINVTDFTRAFLTPRIKVGREVVQKAQTKQQADFAVEALAKAMYERLFRWILARVNKTLDKSKRQSSSFLGILDIAGFEIFEDNSFEQLCINYTNERLQQLFNHTMFILEQEEYKREGIEWNFIDFGLDLQPCIELIERGNNPPGILALLDEECWFPKATDISFVDKLLNTHASHVKFTKPKQHKDKLMFTVVHYAGKVDYNAASWLTKNMDPLNDNVTALLTNSSSNFIQELWKDADRVVGLETMAKMSESSVPTSTKSKKGMFRTVGQLYKESLGKLMTTLHNTQPNFVRCIIPNHEKRAGKMDANLVLEQLRCNGVLEGIRICRQGFPNRIVFQEFRQRYEILAANAIPKGFMDGKQACCLMVKHLDLDPNLYRIGQSKMFFRTGVLAQLEEERDLKLTVIIISFQAQSRGFLARKAFSKRQQQLTAMKVIQRNCACYLKLKNWQWWRLFTKVKPLLQVTRQEEEMGQKDEELKAAKEAVAKKEAELKDITHKHTQLMEERAQLESKLHAETELYAEAEEMRVRLEAKKQELEEVLHEMEARLEEEEERSATLQQERKDMEQQLQSMEAHLVEEEDARQKLQLEKVAVEGKVKKLEEDVLIMEDQNNKLQKERKLLEERMADLNSNLAEEEEKSKNLTKLKAKHESMISDLELRYKKEEKGRLDMEKAKRKLEAELAELHEQLADLQAQLAELRAQLAAKEDELQATQARLDEETNQRGLAVKKVRELETLLSELQEDLEAERGARAKVEVARRDLGEELNALRSELEDSLDTTAAQQELRAKREQEVAMLKKAMEEEGRSHEAQIQDLRQKHSQVVEELSEQLEQAKRVRAGLEKSKQVLEKESSDLSADLRSLAAAKQDVEHKKKKVDAQLNDVNTRFNESERQRNELGEKVSKMTVELENMSSLLNEAEGKNIKLSKDVSGLSSQLQDTQELLAEETRQKLNVAGRLRQMEEDSMNLTEQLEEESEAKRVLERQVSGLNMQLSDCKKKLDESLGSVELLEEGKKRLLRDLEAANNEYEEKASAYDKLDKSRSRVQQELEDVLMDLDGQRQLVSNLEKKQKKFDQMLAEERAVSCKFAEERDRAEAEAREKETKLLALSRALEETQDALEDAEKTTKSLRAEMEDLISSKDDVGRSVHDLEKAKRGLEAVVEEMKAHMEELEDELQLADDAKLRLEVNSQALKAQHERDLQGREEAGEEKRKQLLKQVRELESELEEEKKQRALVSTSKKKLEGELKDTEDQLETTNRAREEALKQLRKIQGQVKDLQRELEDSRAAQKEVLASTREAERKSKVMEADVVQLHEMLAAAERARKQAEVERDELAEELASNSSGKSMLSDEKRRLDAKITHLEEELEEEQTNMINLNERLRKSQQQVEQLSAELTSQRASSLAKEAARQQLEKQNRELKAKVQEMEGQGRSKLKSSVTALENKVRELEEQMEAESRERQAAAKNLRQKEKKLKDLSAQMEDERKQALQFKDQAEKGNVRVKQLKHQLDEAEEEAQRMAAARRKLQRELDEAAEANDALGREVAALKSKLRRGGEATFGGSSPRSSGSGSSRGGLGGGSMRSLGALTGGSVGRSRSTIVENSMEIPEEDEVEEEEKARSPSPAARNSPPDAVNEERPPEE